A DNA window from Microcystis aeruginosa NIES-843 contains the following coding sequences:
- a CDS encoding IS701 family transposase yields the protein MVLFEGKKVQKSYPTRFLDLFSQPYLGGLLGESERKNLTQMANNAVGVVYNRLHHFLTESPWSDRQVNECRLQVMNQCRQTQIPRGFSLIVDDSGHRKSGNLTAGVGRQYLGEIGKTDNGIVAVTTHLYDGKKSVPLDIEIYQPASSLAEGKEDKEFKKKPEIAIDLIDRSLTRGYRPKIVLIDAGYGNNTNFLKALEERKLKYLGGLAKNRKVIIEKEGGVEETIQLEQLAKSLSEKDWEKITLNLDKEKTVWVAVFRAKISQLEGERNLAIVMNASSMEKATEVDYFITNVVEADTVTASWIVRTYTERNWVEVFYREAKGWLGLREYQVRDKRSLLRHFILVFCAYTFILWHKLTGGLQRQWANRPLNTFVEALEAFRTAMSFRFFEWLTENRDVFAAYKASLGFVWA from the coding sequence CTGGTACTTTTTGAGGGGAAAAAAGTCCAAAAGTCTTATCCAACAAGGTTTTTAGATTTATTCAGCCAGCCCTATTTAGGAGGATTATTAGGGGAAAGTGAGAGGAAAAACCTCACTCAAATGGCCAATAATGCCGTCGGAGTAGTTTATAACCGATTACATCACTTTTTGACCGAATCTCCCTGGTCAGACCGTCAGGTGAATGAATGTCGGTTGCAAGTGATGAACCAATGCCGCCAGACGCAAATCCCCCGAGGATTTTCCCTGATTGTCGATGACTCAGGACATCGAAAAAGTGGCAATCTGACCGCCGGAGTTGGCAGGCAGTACCTAGGAGAAATTGGCAAGACAGACAACGGAATAGTCGCCGTCACTACCCATCTCTACGACGGCAAAAAAAGTGTCCCCCTAGACATTGAAATTTATCAACCGGCTAGTTCCTTAGCCGAGGGGAAAGAAGACAAAGAATTTAAGAAGAAACCAGAGATAGCGATAGATTTAATTGACCGGAGCTTAACCAGAGGCTATCGACCGAAAATCGTCTTAATAGATGCTGGTTATGGCAACAACACAAATTTTCTCAAAGCCCTGGAAGAAAGAAAGCTAAAATACTTAGGAGGATTGGCAAAAAATCGAAAAGTAATTATTGAAAAAGAAGGGGGTGTGGAAGAAACAATCCAGCTTGAGCAACTAGCAAAAAGCCTATCAGAAAAGGATTGGGAGAAAATCACCCTAAATCTAGATAAAGAAAAAACGGTTTGGGTAGCGGTATTCAGAGCGAAAATATCTCAACTAGAAGGAGAAAGGAACTTGGCGATCGTCATGAATGCAAGTTCAATGGAAAAAGCCACAGAGGTGGACTATTTCATCACCAATGTAGTTGAGGCAGATACAGTAACAGCTTCGTGGATAGTGAGGACTTACACCGAAAGAAATTGGGTGGAAGTATTCTACCGAGAAGCCAAAGGATGGTTAGGGTTAAGGGAATATCAAGTCAGGGATAAACGAAGCTTACTTCGTCATTTTATCCTGGTGTTTTGTGCCTATACATTTATCCTGTGGCATAAGTTAACTGGGGGATTGCAAAGGCAGTGGGCGAATCGACCTTTAAACACTTTTGTGGAAGCCTTGGAAGCTTTTCGGACAGCGATGTCTTTCCGTTTCTTTGAGTGGCTGACCGAGAATCGGGATGTGTTTGCCGCTTACAAAGCCAGTTTAGGCTTTGTTTGGGCTTGA
- a CDS encoding cyanobactin biosynthesis system PatB/AcyB/McaB family protein, with amino-acid sequence MPECFAPTPIIYPKTTVRLPKQSAPVKRPHFIHPHECVDIVHGDGEDLVSILVKLVHGANYNDPAQFQYPHYGYLKMSSFGGFRY; translated from the coding sequence ATGCCCGAATGCTTCGCCCCTACCCCCATTATTTACCCCAAAACAACCGTGAGACTTCCCAAACAATCTGCTCCCGTCAAACGACCCCATTTTATTCATCCCCATGAATGCGTCGATATTGTTCATGGAGATGGCGAAGACTTGGTATCTATCCTGGTGAAGTTGGTTCATGGAGCTAACTACAATGATCCGGCTCAGTTTCAATACCCTCACTATGGCTATCTGAAAATGTCCTCTTTTGGCGGTTTTCGTTATTAG
- a CDS encoding NF041680 family putative transposase — MKSQEICPDVEELLKWRRQLYNALGSRRETVMELLDSLSSNRQASTVAELSLNPLFRRDYNSLYKGIQEFLPSPTNDNYQKAFDSLLSVVSATIPPPVSRQFYLFGVDVTPCPRPYSATLEDKKYIYQPNTIKGNKPINIGHAYSVIAALPERSETGNVPWAIPLSGQRVSSGEKDISVASNQVKKILNHSSVPWKDKLSVLVADSLYSQRGFLGEQVKQNNLVTLTRGRSNRVFYRQFIPEDYSPKQPGHPRWYGDKFDLKDETTWLEPDEIIQSTFTTKRGRELNLKISGWKQMLMRGTSDYEMHSHPFTLLQIIVSDETGKAVWKPMWLILIGSRRYELSLQECYEAYGQRYDLEHLFRFGQQKLLLNAYYTPEVNHEENWVQLTLLAAVNLWATRKLALVLPRPWEQYLKKSESVEITPSLVQRDFYRIISEIGTLVKSPKRRGYSAGRIKGYKKVPRTRHQVIKKQTKTHIPHPQLSHKLSPARDLSKNT; from the coding sequence ATGAAAAGTCAAGAAATTTGTCCTGATGTCGAAGAACTTTTGAAGTGGAGAAGGCAACTCTATAACGCCCTTGGTTCGAGACGCGAGACGGTCATGGAATTGCTGGATTCCCTCTCGTCGAATCGACAAGCTTCAACAGTTGCCGAATTATCTTTGAACCCTTTATTTCGTCGAGATTATAACAGTTTATATAAAGGGATTCAAGAGTTTTTACCAAGTCCAACAAATGACAATTATCAAAAAGCATTTGATAGCTTATTATCAGTCGTTTCGGCTACTATTCCTCCCCCCGTTTCTAGACAATTCTATTTATTTGGAGTAGATGTAACTCCTTGTCCAAGACCTTATTCGGCGACTCTAGAAGACAAAAAGTATATCTATCAACCCAATACTATCAAAGGCAATAAACCCATCAATATTGGTCATGCTTATTCAGTAATTGCTGCTCTGCCAGAACGAAGTGAAACGGGAAACGTGCCTTGGGCAATTCCCCTGTCAGGACAACGAGTATCTTCAGGAGAAAAAGACATTTCTGTGGCCAGTAACCAAGTCAAAAAAATCCTGAACCATTCCTCAGTTCCCTGGAAAGATAAATTATCAGTTTTAGTCGCTGATAGTCTCTATAGTCAGCGAGGTTTTCTTGGAGAACAAGTCAAGCAAAATAATTTAGTTACCCTCACACGAGGGAGAAGTAATCGGGTCTTTTATCGGCAATTTATTCCTGAAGATTATTCTCCCAAACAACCGGGTCATCCCCGTTGGTATGGGGATAAATTTGACCTCAAAGATGAGACAACTTGGCTCGAACCAGATGAAATCATTCAATCAACTTTTACGACTAAAAGGGGACGTGAACTTAATCTCAAAATCTCTGGTTGGAAACAAATGCTAATGAGGGGAACATCCGACTATGAAATGCACTCTCATCCCTTTACCTTACTACAAATTATTGTCAGTGATGAAACTGGTAAAGCCGTCTGGAAACCGATGTGGCTTATCCTTATTGGTTCTCGTCGTTATGAGTTAAGTCTTCAAGAATGTTATGAGGCTTATGGACAACGTTATGATCTGGAACATCTTTTTCGATTTGGTCAACAAAAATTGTTGCTGAATGCCTATTATACCCCTGAAGTTAATCATGAGGAAAATTGGGTTCAACTCACCCTATTAGCTGCTGTAAATTTATGGGCAACTAGGAAATTAGCTCTGGTTTTACCCCGTCCTTGGGAGCAGTATTTGAAAAAAAGTGAATCGGTAGAAATTACACCCAGCTTGGTTCAAAGAGACTTTTACAGAATAATTTCGGAGATTGGCACTTTGGTCAAATCTCCCAAACGCCGAGGTTATTCGGCTGGACGAATTAAAGGTTATAAAAAAGTGCCACGAACCCGCCATCAAGTTATCAAAAAACAGACAAAAACCCACATTCCGCACCCTCAACTGTCACATAAGCTGTCCCCCGCCAGAGACTTGAGTAAAAATACTTAG